In Streptomyces sp. NBC_00414, a single window of DNA contains:
- a CDS encoding pectate lyase family protein, translating to MRTHIWHEHVITSIAGCAALVLGVTGSVAHAQTQAGRAAQAHDLGRETLPVGDGWGSEGAGTSGGSAADAAHVHTVTTWAGFKAALKAGGDAPKIIKVKGVIDPVAEGCASFAAPGYDFDAYLEKYSPENWGLDTDLSGEPADSPEGLRAVSAANQDTAIKVNVPANTTIVGVGKGAGIRGGSLQIKGVDNVILRNLTIEAPLDCFPQWDPTDTDTGAWNSEYDAVVVYGSTHVWVANNTLTDGRYPDSTLPTYFGQTYQQHDGLLDIVRGANHVTVSWNSVEDHDKTMLIGNSDSAGATDTGKLKVTLHHNKFEGVVERAPRVRFGQVDSYNNHFVVNEGQSYGYTFGVGISSQLYASHNAFSLPAGVSAAKTLKKWNEAPLTAENNYVNGRKTDLIAVHNAEIPAETLQSGAGWTPTLRTKVDSPRAVPGIVAGRAGAGKVC from the coding sequence ATGCGTACTCATATCTGGCATGAACATGTCATTACGTCGATCGCCGGTTGCGCCGCTCTCGTTCTCGGTGTCACCGGGTCCGTCGCCCATGCCCAGACCCAGGCCGGTCGGGCCGCCCAGGCCCATGACCTCGGGCGGGAGACCCTCCCCGTCGGGGACGGGTGGGGGTCCGAAGGGGCCGGGACCAGTGGGGGTTCGGCGGCCGACGCCGCGCACGTCCACACCGTCACCACCTGGGCCGGGTTCAAGGCCGCGCTGAAGGCCGGCGGGGACGCGCCGAAGATCATCAAGGTCAAGGGGGTCATCGATCCCGTCGCCGAGGGGTGCGCGTCCTTCGCGGCTCCGGGGTACGACTTCGACGCCTATCTGGAGAAGTACTCGCCGGAGAACTGGGGCCTGGACACGGACCTGTCCGGGGAGCCCGCCGACAGTCCCGAGGGGCTGCGTGCCGTCTCCGCCGCCAACCAGGACACCGCCATCAAGGTGAACGTCCCCGCCAACACCACCATCGTCGGCGTCGGCAAGGGCGCCGGCATCAGAGGCGGCAGCCTGCAGATCAAGGGCGTCGACAACGTCATCCTGCGCAACCTCACCATCGAGGCCCCGCTGGACTGCTTCCCGCAGTGGGACCCGACCGACACGGACACCGGCGCCTGGAACTCCGAGTACGACGCGGTCGTCGTGTACGGCTCCACCCACGTGTGGGTCGCCAACAACACCCTCACCGACGGCCGTTACCCGGACAGCACACTGCCCACCTACTTCGGCCAGACCTACCAGCAGCACGACGGCCTGCTCGACATCGTGCGCGGCGCCAACCACGTGACCGTGTCCTGGAACTCGGTCGAGGACCACGACAAGACCATGCTGATCGGCAACAGCGACAGCGCCGGAGCGACCGACACCGGCAAGCTCAAGGTCACCCTGCATCACAACAAGTTCGAGGGCGTCGTCGAGCGGGCGCCACGGGTCCGCTTCGGGCAGGTCGACTCGTACAACAACCACTTCGTCGTGAACGAGGGACAGTCGTACGGCTACACCTTCGGCGTCGGGATCTCCTCCCAGTTGTACGCCTCCCACAACGCGTTCTCGCTGCCCGCCGGGGTCAGCGCCGCCAAGACCCTGAAGAAGTGGAACGAGGCGCCGCTCACCGCCGAGAACAACTACGTCAACGGCCGCAAGACCGACCTCATCGCCGTCCACAACGCCGAGATCCCCGCCGAGACCCTCCAGTCGGGCGCCGGATGGACGCCCACCCTGCGGACGAAGGTCGACTCGCCGCGTGCCGTGCCGGGCATCGTCGCCGGCCGCGCGGGCGCCGGAAAGGTCTGCTGA
- a CDS encoding pectate lyase family protein → MLVTVSVLVAALGLGALTPAEAASEAAFRPISQRPLAGSAEAAHGFASLEGGTTGGAGGEVVTVTTQADLERYAAAEEPYVIRVAGTIRAEPFGANVAVASDKTIIGVGTAGELVQGELHLAPGTHNVIIRNLTIRDSYVEGDWDCKDTDFDGIQMDTVHHVWIDHNRFSRICDGQLDIRKDSEYVTVSYNRFEDNNKTFGIGWTPYVKTQITIDHNWFRGTKQRNPSADNCAYAHLYNNYMTAQADPGDPVWTYGNWSRGATRMVIENSYYQDVQHPYQADATAELVQRGSILKNTTGRHETWGSAFEPKDFYAYRLDPAAAVPALVARFSGPQKRLGTNTGTRTGAHTVPNMPGGDHPTGRAADQNPHNFTATQPSLDPEEESRS, encoded by the coding sequence GTGCTGGTCACGGTCTCCGTCCTGGTGGCCGCGCTGGGGCTGGGGGCCCTGACCCCGGCCGAAGCGGCTTCCGAGGCGGCCTTCAGGCCGATCTCCCAGCGGCCCTTGGCGGGGTCCGCCGAGGCAGCGCACGGGTTCGCCTCCCTCGAAGGCGGTACGACGGGGGGCGCCGGCGGCGAGGTCGTCACCGTGACCACCCAGGCCGACCTGGAGCGCTACGCGGCGGCCGAGGAGCCGTACGTCATCCGGGTGGCCGGGACGATCAGGGCGGAGCCGTTCGGCGCGAACGTCGCCGTGGCCTCGGACAAGACCATCATCGGCGTCGGCACGGCGGGGGAGCTGGTCCAGGGCGAACTGCACCTCGCCCCCGGCACCCACAACGTGATCATCCGCAACCTGACGATCCGCGACTCGTACGTCGAGGGCGACTGGGACTGCAAGGACACCGACTTCGACGGCATCCAGATGGACACCGTCCACCACGTCTGGATCGACCACAACCGCTTCTCGCGGATCTGCGACGGACAGCTCGACATCCGCAAGGACAGCGAGTACGTCACCGTCTCCTACAACCGCTTCGAGGACAACAACAAGACCTTCGGCATCGGCTGGACGCCGTACGTGAAGACGCAGATCACCATCGACCACAACTGGTTCCGCGGGACGAAGCAGCGCAACCCGTCCGCCGACAACTGCGCCTACGCACACCTCTACAACAACTACATGACCGCGCAGGCGGACCCCGGCGACCCGGTGTGGACCTACGGGAACTGGTCCCGCGGCGCGACGAGGATGGTCATCGAGAACAGCTACTACCAGGACGTCCAGCACCCCTACCAGGCCGACGCCACCGCCGAGTTGGTGCAACGCGGATCGATTCTGAAGAACACCACCGGACGGCACGAGACATGGGGCTCGGCCTTCGAGCCGAAGGACTTCTACGCCTACCGGCTGGACCCGGCGGCGGCCGTCCCCGCACTCGTGGCCAGGTTCTCCGGGCCGCAGAAGCGGCTCGGCACGAACACCGGCACGCGTACCGGCGCGCACACCGTCCCGAACATGCCCGGCGGCGACCACCCCACGGGCCGGGCCGCCGACCAGAACCCCCACAACTTCACAGCGACACAACCCTCGTTGGATCCGGAAGAAGAGAGCCGATCATGA
- a CDS encoding rhamnogalacturonan acetylesterase — MSLTRRQVTTAAFAAVPLAVAGTGPAVAASPSRPRGRTLFIAGDSTAAQKYADAAPETGWGMALPFFLHERLAVANHAVNGRSSKSFIDEGRLDAILAAVRPGDLLLVQFGHNDSKIADPTRYTEPWTTYQDYLRQYVDGARARGVRPVLATSVERRKFDADGVAVATHGDYPAAVRALAREEGVALLDVQALSIALWQELGVEETKKYFNWTDAEQDNTHFNPPGAVAVARMVAGELVRRRVLGARDVRRLGEVIPESWITWPES, encoded by the coding sequence GTGAGTCTTACTCGTAGACAGGTCACCACCGCCGCGTTCGCTGCCGTTCCGCTTGCCGTCGCCGGGACGGGGCCCGCTGTCGCCGCCTCGCCGTCGCGGCCCCGTGGGCGCACCCTCTTCATCGCCGGTGACTCCACCGCCGCCCAGAAGTACGCCGATGCCGCACCCGAGACCGGCTGGGGCATGGCCCTTCCGTTCTTCCTGCACGAGCGGCTCGCCGTCGCCAACCATGCGGTGAACGGGCGGAGTTCGAAGAGCTTCATCGACGAGGGGCGCCTCGACGCCATCCTCGCCGCGGTCCGGCCCGGCGACCTGCTGCTCGTCCAGTTCGGGCACAACGACTCCAAGATCGCCGATCCCACGCGGTACACCGAGCCGTGGACGACGTACCAGGACTATCTCCGTCAGTACGTCGACGGGGCGCGGGCGCGGGGGGTGCGGCCCGTGCTCGCCACGTCCGTGGAGCGGCGGAAGTTCGACGCCGACGGGGTTGCCGTGGCGACCCACGGCGACTATCCGGCGGCCGTGCGGGCGCTCGCGCGGGAGGAGGGGGTGGCTCTGCTCGATGTCCAGGCCCTGTCGATCGCCCTCTGGCAGGAGCTGGGTGTCGAGGAGACGAAGAAGTACTTCAACTGGACCGATGCCGAGCAGGACAACACGCATTTCAATCCGCCCGGGGCGGTGGCCGTGGCCCGGATGGTGGCGGGGGAGTTGGTGCGGCGGCGCGTGCTCGGGGCGCGCGATGTTCGGCGGCTGGGTGAAGTGATTCCTGAATCCTGGATCACCTGGCCCGAGTCGTAG
- a CDS encoding dienelactone hydrolase family protein encodes MSSDSDRSRLGRRRFVTGAGAGAAAMFGVAGAGAGASTAHAAQATGIVEGNLPDFHPLLKDELRFPLAYGTSPVRDFRAWRRAARSKVEEHLLVDRDHTPYDPEPGAPAEADGYTRESVTLSLTRYERVRGSLLTPHGTGPFPAVLLLHDHGAKFDIGKEKLVRPWDDDTRLASAQAWADRYFSGRFVGDELARRGYVVLALDALGWGDRGPVTYEQQQALASNFLNLGSSLAGLMAREDVRAAGFLAGLDRVDRRRVAAVGFSMGAFRAWQTAGLSDHIAAAASVCWMTGLKEVMVPGNNILRGQSSYYMLHPGLARHLDFPDVASIAAPRPMLFFHGGQDSLFPAEGVRVAYEKLRAVWRARHAEEHLHTRIWPELGHVFTAPQQDEVFTWLDSAL; translated from the coding sequence ATGAGCAGCGATTCTGACCGATCGCGTCTGGGCAGACGGAGGTTCGTCACGGGCGCCGGCGCGGGGGCCGCCGCGATGTTCGGGGTGGCCGGAGCCGGAGCCGGGGCGTCCACCGCCCACGCGGCGCAGGCCACAGGCATCGTCGAGGGCAACCTCCCCGACTTCCACCCCCTCCTCAAGGACGAGCTGCGCTTCCCGCTCGCCTACGGCACCTCCCCGGTCCGGGACTTCCGGGCCTGGCGGCGGGCGGCTCGCTCGAAGGTCGAGGAACACCTGCTCGTCGACCGGGACCACACCCCGTACGACCCCGAGCCGGGCGCGCCCGCCGAAGCCGACGGGTACACGCGGGAGTCGGTGACCCTCTCCCTCACCCGGTACGAGCGGGTCCGCGGCTCCCTGCTCACCCCGCACGGCACCGGGCCCTTCCCCGCCGTCCTCCTGCTCCACGACCACGGCGCCAAGTTCGACATCGGGAAGGAGAAACTGGTCCGGCCCTGGGACGACGACACGCGCCTGGCCTCCGCGCAGGCCTGGGCGGACCGCTACTTCAGCGGGCGGTTCGTCGGTGACGAACTGGCCCGGCGCGGCTACGTGGTCCTCGCCCTGGACGCCCTCGGCTGGGGCGACCGCGGGCCGGTCACGTACGAGCAGCAGCAGGCCCTGGCGAGCAACTTCCTCAACCTCGGTTCCTCGCTCGCCGGGCTCATGGCCCGCGAGGACGTGCGCGCCGCGGGCTTCCTGGCGGGCCTCGACCGCGTGGACCGGCGCCGGGTCGCGGCCGTCGGGTTCTCCATGGGCGCCTTCCGCGCCTGGCAGACGGCCGGCCTCAGCGACCACATCGCGGCGGCTGCGAGCGTGTGCTGGATGACCGGGCTCAAAGAGGTCATGGTGCCCGGCAACAACATCCTGCGCGGCCAGTCCTCGTACTACATGCTCCACCCCGGGCTCGCCCGGCACCTCGACTTCCCCGACGTGGCGAGCATCGCCGCACCCAGGCCGATGCTCTTCTTCCACGGCGGCCAGGACTCCCTGTTCCCCGCGGAAGGCGTCCGGGTCGCGTACGAGAAGCTGCGCGCCGTCTGGCGCGCACGGCACGCCGAGGAACACCTGCACACCAGGATCTGGCCCGAACTGGGCCACGTGTTCACCGCGCCCCAGCAGGACGAGGTCTTCACCTGGCTCGACTCCGCCCTGTGA
- a CDS encoding pectinesterase family protein, with protein sequence MTLPTPTPTPTSTPVPEVVPTATSRRAFVVASVGAALALGAGTAHARGRSPFGRYGSPSARLDERTLYVHAGGRGDHTTVQAAVNATTGSGFTLVIAPGTYRETVAVGAARTEMTWLGASEDARDVVIVYDNANGTQKPDGSGPYGTTGSATTTVQADGFTARDITFANDWLRADHPEITGTQAVAIKVQGDRSAFLHCRFLGHQDTLYADSIALTAFARQYFAHCYVEGDVDFVFGRATAVYEHCHFRALERTDLTGAPYGFVFAPSTAVANPHGYLVTDSRVTSEAPDAFYKLARPWVPGSDTTARPMLTVRETRLGAGIDAAEPYTNMSATYPWQSQRFAEYRNSGPGAEITVPANRPQLTRAEAQSHTRRTYLGDWTPWKGC encoded by the coding sequence ATGACCCTCCCGACACCGACACCGACACCGACATCGACACCGGTACCGGAAGTGGTGCCGACAGCGACCAGCAGACGGGCCTTCGTCGTCGCGAGTGTCGGGGCCGCGCTCGCACTGGGGGCCGGGACCGCCCACGCGCGCGGACGGTCCCCCTTCGGGCGGTACGGTTCGCCGTCGGCCCGGCTCGACGAGCGGACCCTGTACGTCCACGCCGGCGGCCGGGGCGACCACACCACCGTCCAGGCCGCCGTGAACGCCACCACCGGCAGTGGATTCACTCTGGTCATCGCGCCGGGCACCTACCGCGAGACGGTCGCCGTCGGCGCCGCCCGTACGGAGATGACCTGGCTCGGGGCCTCCGAGGACGCGCGTGACGTCGTCATCGTGTACGACAACGCCAACGGCACGCAGAAGCCGGACGGCTCCGGCCCCTACGGCACGACCGGCTCGGCCACCACGACCGTGCAGGCCGACGGATTCACCGCCCGGGACATCACCTTCGCCAACGACTGGCTGCGCGCCGACCATCCCGAGATCACCGGCACCCAGGCCGTCGCCATCAAGGTGCAGGGCGACCGGTCGGCGTTCCTCCACTGCCGTTTCCTCGGTCACCAGGACACGCTGTACGCCGACTCCATCGCGCTCACCGCCTTCGCCCGGCAGTACTTCGCGCACTGCTACGTCGAGGGGGACGTGGACTTCGTCTTCGGGCGGGCCACCGCCGTGTACGAGCACTGCCACTTCCGTGCCCTGGAGCGGACCGACCTCACCGGGGCCCCGTACGGCTTCGTCTTCGCGCCCTCTACCGCGGTCGCCAACCCGCACGGCTATCTGGTGACGGACAGCCGTGTGACGAGCGAAGCCCCGGACGCCTTCTACAAGCTGGCCCGGCCCTGGGTGCCCGGGTCCGACACCACCGCCCGGCCCATGCTGACCGTGCGCGAGACCCGCCTCGGTGCGGGGATCGACGCGGCGGAGCCGTACACCAACATGTCGGCCACCTATCCGTGGCAGAGCCAGCGGTTCGCCGAGTACCGCAACAGCGGGCCGGGCGCCGAGATCACCGTCCCCGCCAACCGGCCCCAACTCACGCGCGCCGAGGCCCAGTCGCACACCCGGCGGACGTACCTCGGCGACTGGACCCCCTGGAAGGGGTGCTGA
- a CDS encoding PmoA family protein: protein MTDESLVLRVAGRPVGRYITRPELAPALSPRPYLHPVTTLAGTAVTELSPADHLHHLGVGVAVPDVEGYNFWGGRTFVRDQGPTELDNHGAQRHTAFQLSDPDGFVEELRWVAAGAELLRERRTVAATELTDTAWALDFTFSLTNTTSAPLSIGSPATNGRPGAAYGGFFWRARKEDEPPDVFTATDEGEDVVHGSRAGWVALSGAAWTLVFAGATDRTRRDPWFVRTTEYPGVGSSLAHEERLPVPAGETVVRRVVTVVADGRLDRAEAAALVRKAVSP from the coding sequence ATGACCGACGAGTCGCTGGTCCTGCGCGTCGCGGGCCGCCCGGTCGGCCGTTACATCACCCGGCCCGAACTGGCGCCGGCCCTTTCGCCGCGCCCCTACCTGCACCCCGTCACCACCCTGGCCGGTACGGCTGTCACCGAGCTCAGCCCCGCCGACCACCTCCATCACCTCGGCGTCGGTGTCGCCGTTCCCGACGTCGAGGGGTACAACTTCTGGGGCGGCCGCACCTTCGTACGCGACCAGGGGCCGACCGAGCTGGACAACCACGGCGCCCAGCGGCACACGGCGTTCCAGCTGAGCGACCCGGACGGCTTCGTGGAGGAGCTGCGCTGGGTCGCCGCCGGAGCCGAGCTGCTGCGCGAACGGCGTACGGTCGCCGCCACCGAACTCACCGACACCGCCTGGGCGCTGGACTTCACCTTCTCGCTCACCAACACCACCTCCGCACCCCTGTCGATCGGCAGTCCGGCGACCAACGGCCGGCCCGGCGCGGCCTACGGCGGCTTCTTCTGGCGGGCCCGCAAGGAGGACGAACCACCCGATGTGTTCACGGCGACCGACGAGGGCGAGGACGTCGTGCACGGCTCCCGCGCCGGCTGGGTGGCGCTCTCGGGAGCCGCCTGGACGCTGGTGTTCGCCGGGGCCACGGACCGCACCCGCCGCGACCCGTGGTTCGTGCGCACCACCGAGTACCCCGGGGTCGGCTCGTCCCTCGCCCACGAGGAGCGGCTGCCGGTCCCGGCCGGGGAGACCGTCGTACGCCGGGTCGTCACCGTGGTCGCCGACGGCCGCCTCGACCGGGCCGAAGCGGCGGCGCTCGTCCGCAAGGCGGTGAGCCCATGA
- a CDS encoding ABC transporter substrate-binding protein, translating to MKSSMRSNSRGARRSVAAVAVSAVLALTATACGDDGSGSSGDKGAEGSGKGEITFWDNNGGVRTDIWKEIIADFEKANPDIDVKYVPIAATEYQSKVDTSIQAKGLPDVGGVGAAMLAGFAAQKALEPLDDRLGKSSLNGKLNEDMVKSLKAAGGGDGTLYSVPTSANNGVLYYRTDLFESAGLEAPTTWDKFYTAADKLTDKDKNEFGYTIRGGAGSIAQALDAMYGQSGITSFWDSGNEKTTVDDPKNVDALEKYVGLFKKVTPAADLNNDFTKMVAQWDSGTIGMLNHNLGSYQDHVKALGADKFRGIPQPIGPGGKRVQVSNPVDGLGIFKTSKNKDAAWKFIEFATEKAQNSKFNESAGQVPSNNDAGKDAWVSEAEPTKLAAEALTDGSTTIVQLPYYLPDWNTISKTDNEPAFQKVLNGSLSARDFLNTLADQLNTAQTEWNEQRG from the coding sequence ATGAAGAGCAGCATGCGCAGCAACAGCAGAGGAGCGCGCCGCTCCGTCGCCGCCGTCGCCGTGAGCGCGGTGCTCGCGCTGACCGCCACCGCCTGCGGTGACGACGGCAGCGGTTCGTCGGGCGACAAGGGCGCCGAGGGCAGTGGCAAGGGCGAGATCACCTTCTGGGACAACAACGGCGGTGTCCGCACCGACATCTGGAAGGAGATCATCGCCGACTTCGAGAAGGCGAACCCGGACATCGACGTCAAGTACGTCCCGATCGCCGCCACCGAGTACCAGTCCAAGGTCGACACCTCCATCCAGGCCAAGGGGCTGCCGGACGTCGGCGGTGTCGGAGCGGCGATGCTCGCGGGCTTCGCAGCACAGAAGGCGCTGGAGCCGCTGGACGACCGGCTCGGCAAGTCCTCCCTGAACGGCAAGCTCAACGAGGACATGGTCAAGTCGCTGAAGGCCGCCGGTGGCGGTGACGGCACGCTGTACTCGGTGCCGACCTCCGCCAACAACGGCGTCCTCTACTACCGCACCGACCTGTTCGAGTCGGCCGGTCTGGAGGCGCCCACCACCTGGGACAAGTTCTACACGGCCGCCGACAAGCTCACCGACAAGGACAAGAACGAGTTCGGCTACACCATCCGCGGTGGCGCCGGTTCCATCGCCCAGGCGCTGGACGCGATGTACGGGCAGTCGGGCATCACCTCGTTCTGGGACTCCGGCAACGAGAAGACCACGGTCGACGACCCGAAGAACGTGGACGCCCTGGAGAAGTACGTGGGCCTCTTCAAGAAGGTCACCCCGGCCGCCGACCTCAACAACGACTTCACCAAGATGGTCGCGCAGTGGGACTCCGGCACGATCGGAATGCTCAACCACAACCTGGGCTCCTACCAGGACCACGTGAAGGCGCTGGGCGCCGACAAGTTCCGTGGCATTCCGCAGCCGATCGGTCCCGGCGGCAAGCGCGTCCAGGTGTCCAACCCCGTCGACGGGCTGGGGATCTTCAAGACCTCCAAGAACAAGGACGCCGCCTGGAAGTTCATCGAGTTCGCCACCGAGAAGGCGCAGAACTCCAAGTTCAACGAGTCCGCGGGGCAGGTGCCGTCCAACAACGACGCCGGGAAGGACGCGTGGGTTTCTGAGGCCGAGCCGACGAAGCTGGCGGCCGAGGCGCTGACCGATGGTTCCACGACGATCGTTCAGCTGCCGTACTACCTGCCGGACTGGAACACCATCTCGAAGACGGACAACGAGCCGGCCTTCCAGAAGGTCCTGAACGGGTCGCTGAGTGCGAGGGACTTCCTCAACACCTTGGCCGACCAGCTCAACACGGCCCAGACGGAGTGGAACGAGCAGAGGGGTTAG
- a CDS encoding glycoside hydrolase family 43 protein, translating into MSGQDTPLRGQEKPLRGQEKDLGGREKALSGQGAPAFTSDLGDGTYRNPVLNADWSDPDLLRVGDDYYLTASSFGRAPGLPLLHSRDLVNWTLVGHALQRLEPAREFRKPRHDCGVWAPSLRHHDDRFWIFWGDPDHGIYQVNAPGIRGPWTRPHLIKAGRGLIDACPLWDEDTGEAYLVHGWARSRSGIKNRLTGHRMRPDGTGLLDEGKLIVDGDRIPGWFTLEGPKLYRHDGWFWIFAPAGGVETGWQGAFRSRGFFGPYEERVVLEQGDTDVNGPHQGGWVSTPSGEHWFAHFQQKGAYGRVVHLQPMRWGKDGWPVIGDEGTPVAVHRKPDLPRQPLSAPATDDDFPGGRFGRQWQWTANPQDGWATQHSGDGLRLACVRSADAHDPRKLPSVLTQRLPGAPCTVEVELRLDAEEPGARAGLAVLGDAFSWIGLERGADGTVHLVHRFAESVAERERDAAHPRMAPEGRVRLRIEAGTGARCRFSYDLGGGWEPSGQVFAATPWRWVGALLGLFGVAPSGGGHAGSATFTRFRITAREAVGSAADEIARSTAPPA; encoded by the coding sequence ATGAGCGGCCAGGACACACCGTTGCGAGGTCAGGAGAAGCCCTTGAGAGGTCAGGAGAAGGACCTGGGTGGCCGGGAGAAGGCCCTCAGCGGTCAGGGCGCTCCCGCCTTCACCTCCGACCTCGGCGACGGCACGTACCGCAACCCGGTCCTGAACGCCGACTGGTCCGACCCCGACCTCCTGCGCGTCGGCGACGACTACTACCTGACCGCCTCCAGCTTCGGCCGGGCCCCGGGCCTGCCGCTGCTGCACTCCCGCGATCTGGTCAACTGGACGCTGGTCGGCCACGCCCTCCAACGCCTGGAGCCCGCGAGGGAGTTCAGGAAGCCGCGGCACGACTGCGGTGTCTGGGCACCCTCGTTACGGCATCACGACGACCGCTTCTGGATCTTCTGGGGCGACCCCGACCACGGCATCTACCAGGTCAACGCCCCCGGGATACGCGGCCCTTGGACCCGCCCGCACCTCATCAAGGCGGGCAGGGGACTCATCGACGCCTGCCCGCTGTGGGACGAGGACACCGGCGAGGCGTACCTCGTGCACGGCTGGGCCAGATCCCGTTCCGGCATCAAGAACCGGCTCACCGGCCACCGCATGCGGCCCGACGGCACCGGCCTGCTCGACGAGGGCAAGCTGATCGTGGACGGCGACCGCATCCCCGGCTGGTTCACCCTCGAAGGGCCGAAGCTGTACCGGCACGACGGCTGGTTCTGGATCTTCGCCCCGGCGGGTGGGGTCGAGACCGGCTGGCAGGGCGCCTTCCGCTCGCGCGGCTTCTTCGGGCCGTACGAGGAGAGGGTCGTCCTGGAGCAGGGCGACACCGACGTCAACGGTCCCCACCAGGGCGGCTGGGTGAGCACCCCGTCCGGCGAGCACTGGTTCGCGCACTTCCAGCAGAAGGGCGCGTACGGGAGGGTGGTCCACCTCCAGCCGATGCGCTGGGGCAAGGACGGCTGGCCGGTCATCGGCGACGAGGGCACTCCCGTCGCCGTGCACCGCAAGCCCGATCTGCCGCGGCAGCCGCTCTCCGCGCCCGCCACGGACGACGACTTCCCCGGCGGGCGGTTCGGCCGGCAGTGGCAGTGGACCGCCAATCCGCAGGACGGCTGGGCCACCCAGCACTCCGGCGACGGGCTGCGGCTGGCCTGCGTACGGTCGGCGGACGCGCACGATCCGCGCAAGCTGCCGAGCGTGCTCACCCAGCGGCTGCCCGGCGCCCCCTGCACCGTCGAGGTCGAGCTGCGGCTCGACGCCGAGGAGCCGGGCGCACGGGCCGGACTCGCCGTACTGGGCGACGCGTTCAGCTGGATCGGGCTCGAACGGGGGGCCGACGGGACGGTCCACCTCGTGCACCGGTTCGCCGAGTCGGTCGCCGAGAGGGAGCGCGACGCCGCGCATCCGCGGATGGCGCCCGAGGGACGGGTCCGGCTGCGCATCGAGGCCGGCACCGGAGCGCGCTGCCGCTTCTCGTACGACCTCGGCGGCGGCTGGGAGCCGTCCGGACAGGTCTTCGCCGCCACCCCCTGGCGCTGGGTCGGCGCCCTGCTCGGCCTGTTCGGGGTCGCGCCGTCCGGCGGGGGACACGCGGGGTCGGCCACGTTCACGCGGTTCCGCATCACCGCCCGGGAGGCCGTCGGCAGCGCTGCCGACGAGATAGCTCGCAGTACCGCGCCACCTGCCTGA
- a CDS encoding pectinesterase family protein, producing MRRRTLLAGAVGTLAAAGTYPAAAEDPRRQVLHVRPGDSVQAAVEAVAAAADGHGRTIVVHPGTYREVVNIPAGVRDLTVLGATRDPRDAVIVYDNANGTPKPDGSGTYGTAGSATLASAAPGLTVLGLTIANDWLRADHPEITGTQAVAAYVTGDRSRFERVRFLAHQDTLFADTAALTSFDRQYYRDCHVEGDVDFVFGRGRAVFDRCRLHTLDRDVTFRPEGMVFAPATARANPYGFLAVRCRVTSGAEDGAYKIARPWVPSYETTARPSLVVRDTWLGPGIDAVAPYIDMREAYPWQTMRFREYANSGPGAVISVPENRPLLTAAEAVEHTRRTYLGDWRPYEQRF from the coding sequence ATGCGCCGGCGCACCCTGCTCGCCGGGGCCGTCGGCACGCTCGCGGCGGCCGGCACCTACCCGGCCGCCGCCGAGGACCCGCGCCGCCAGGTGCTGCACGTCCGCCCCGGCGACTCCGTCCAAGCGGCCGTCGAGGCGGTCGCCGCAGCCGCCGACGGACACGGCCGGACGATCGTCGTGCATCCGGGCACCTATCGCGAAGTCGTCAACATACCGGCTGGTGTGCGGGACTTGACGGTTCTCGGGGCCACCCGCGACCCCCGGGACGCGGTCATCGTGTACGACAACGCCAACGGGACGCCGAAGCCGGACGGCTCCGGCACCTACGGCACCGCGGGCTCCGCCACCCTCGCCTCGGCGGCGCCCGGACTGACCGTGCTCGGTCTGACGATCGCCAACGACTGGCTGCGCGCCGACCACCCGGAGATCACGGGAACCCAGGCGGTGGCCGCGTACGTCACCGGGGACCGGTCGCGCTTCGAGAGGGTCCGGTTCCTGGCGCACCAGGACACCCTGTTCGCGGACACCGCCGCGCTGACCTCCTTCGACCGGCAGTACTACCGGGACTGTCACGTCGAAGGTGACGTGGACTTCGTCTTCGGGCGGGGGCGGGCCGTCTTCGACAGGTGCCGCCTCCACACGCTCGACCGGGACGTGACTTTCAGGCCGGAGGGCATGGTCTTCGCCCCCGCCACGGCCCGCGCGAATCCGTACGGCTTCCTCGCCGTGCGGTGCCGCGTCACCTCCGGCGCCGAGGACGGCGCGTACAAGATCGCCCGGCCGTGGGTGCCGTCCTACGAGACGACCGCCCGGCCGTCGCTCGTGGTGCGGGACACCTGGCTGGGGCCGGGCATCGACGCGGTGGCGCCGTACATCGACATGCGCGAGGCGTACCCCTGGCAGACCATGCGCTTTCGTGAGTACGCCAACTCCGGTCCGGGCGCGGTCATTTCGGTGCCGGAGAACCGGCCCCTGCTCACGGCCGCGGAAGCGGTGGAGCACACCCGCAGGACGTATCTCGGGGACTGGAGGCCGTATGAGCAGCGATTCTGA